The following are from one region of the Deltaproteobacteria bacterium genome:
- a CDS encoding response regulator — protein MGERLMDGSATPVILCVDDDKVTLRAIERSLVSNGYSVLTADSGARALTTLQKTRPDLILLDAVMPHMDGYEVCSHLQTNPALATIPIIFVTAQEEGEERARALALGAADYLVKPIQRDILLRKVALHISAAAAHNVQKPTPVEAPAGGKKIAGMKEQSVGLTVMIFVPA, from the coding sequence ATGGGGGAAAGACTCATGGACGGCTCCGCGACCCCAGTCATCTTGTGTGTTGATGACGACAAGGTGACATTACGGGCAATTGAACGTTCGCTAGTAAGCAATGGGTACTCGGTACTCACTGCCGATAGCGGTGCGCGTGCCTTAACGACACTACAAAAGACTCGACCCGACCTGATTCTCCTTGATGCTGTCATGCCGCACATGGATGGCTATGAGGTATGTTCACATCTACAGACAAATCCGGCCTTGGCAACAATCCCCATTATCTTTGTGACAGCTCAAGAAGAGGGTGAAGAGCGAGCCAGAGCGCTTGCACTTGGCGCTGCCGATTACCTCGTCAAACCGATTCAAAGAGATATTCTCCTCCGCAAGGTTGCTCTTCATATCAGTGCAGCAGCAGCCCACAACGTGCAAAAACCTACTCCCGTTGAGGCTCCTGCTGGGGGGAAGAAAATTGCAGGGATGAAGGAGCAAAGTGTGGGATTAACCGTAATGATTTTTGTTCCGGCGTAA
- the pyrR gene encoding bifunctional pyr operon transcriptional regulator/uracil phosphoribosyltransferase PyrR — protein MSSTSTRVVLDREAIRRALTRIAHEILEKNHGADNLALVGIHTRGVDLAQRLVAKIAEDEGVRLPSGEIDITLYRDDAGIKRTRAEVRGTNILFDVEEMRIVLVDDVFFTGRTIRAAMDALIDFGRPRSIQLAVLVDRGHRELPIRPDYVGKNVPTARTEHVHVRLVERDGVDEVVIG, from the coding sequence ATGAGTTCCACTTCGACACGCGTCGTACTTGACCGTGAGGCCATTCGTCGTGCGCTCACACGTATTGCCCATGAAATCCTCGAGAAAAACCACGGAGCGGATAATCTTGCGTTAGTTGGTATTCATACCCGTGGGGTCGACCTCGCTCAGCGTCTTGTGGCAAAAATTGCCGAAGACGAAGGCGTGCGATTGCCGAGCGGCGAAATCGACATCACCCTATATCGTGATGACGCTGGCATTAAGCGAACTCGCGCTGAAGTGCGCGGGACAAATATTCTGTTTGATGTCGAGGAGATGCGGATTGTTCTCGTCGATGATGTGTTCTTCACTGGACGAACGATCCGTGCCGCAATGGATGCCTTGATCGACTTCGGTCGACCTCGCAGTATTCAGCTCGCAGTTTTGGTTGATCGTGGTCACCGCGAGTTACCTATTCGTCCAGATTACGTTGGCAAAAACGTCCCCACCGCCCGAACTGAACATGTGCATGTGCGATTAGTTGAGCGTGATGGGGTCGATGAGGTTGTGATCGGATAG
- a CDS encoding aspartate carbamoyltransferase catalytic subunit — protein MQMFTQPHFLGLEGLTKDELLFLLDTAESFREISEREVKKVPTLRGKTVINLFYESSTRTRTSFEIAAKRLSADAVNITAAASSVTKGETLLDTTRNLIAMRPAAIVIRHPSSGAPHFVARLVDCPVINAGDGTHEHPTQALLDMHTIRERKGKIAGLTVAIVGDILHSRVARSNVLALTTLGATVRLVGPRTLLPPECRTFGAELYTDLRAGLAGADVVMALRLQQERQARNFFPSVEEYARRFCLTPAALAEAKPDVLIMHPGPMNRGIEIDSRVADGPYSVILDQVTNGVAVRMAILFLLTTRGKAVREEE, from the coding sequence ATGCAGATGTTTACTCAACCTCATTTCCTTGGACTTGAGGGATTGACGAAAGATGAGCTGCTGTTCTTGCTCGATACCGCTGAGTCCTTTCGTGAAATCTCCGAGCGGGAGGTCAAAAAGGTCCCGACGTTACGTGGCAAGACTGTGATCAACTTGTTCTATGAATCCAGCACCCGTACGCGGACCTCGTTTGAAATTGCCGCCAAGCGATTATCGGCTGATGCCGTGAATATCACTGCTGCAGCGAGTAGCGTCACGAAAGGAGAGACGCTCCTTGATACGACACGCAATCTGATCGCGATGCGACCGGCGGCAATTGTCATTCGTCATCCATCCTCCGGGGCGCCGCATTTTGTCGCACGCCTGGTCGATTGTCCAGTGATTAACGCGGGAGATGGAACGCATGAGCATCCGACGCAAGCACTACTCGATATGCACACGATTCGTGAGCGCAAAGGGAAGATTGCTGGCCTCACCGTCGCGATCGTGGGTGACATTCTTCATAGTCGAGTTGCGCGCTCGAACGTCTTGGCGTTGACAACGTTGGGGGCAACCGTGCGATTGGTCGGACCCCGAACCTTATTGCCACCGGAATGTCGGACATTTGGAGCGGAATTGTATACCGACCTGAGAGCCGGGCTCGCAGGAGCAGACGTGGTGATGGCGCTGCGATTACAACAAGAACGGCAGGCGCGCAATTTCTTTCCCAGTGTTGAAGAATACGCTCGGCGATTTTGTCTGACGCCAGCGGCGCTTGCCGAAGCAAAACCTGATGTGCTGATTATGCACCCTGGACCGATGAATCGCGGCATTGAGATTGATTCGCGTGTGGCTGATGGTCCGTACTCGGTGATCCTTGATCAAGTCACGAATGGCGTCGCGGTGCGTATGGCGATTCTTTTTCTGCTGACGACGCGAGGGAAAGCGGTGCGAGAGGAAGAGTAG
- a CDS encoding dihydroorotase, which yields MKLIIQNGTVVDPANNLNSLCEVLIEEGVVRAVEKPGTFRKPDAEIIDAKGCIVAPGFVDIHVHLREPGQEYKETVLTGTQSAVAGGFSVVACMANTNPVNDNGAVTRYIIERGREANLARVFPIGALSKGLKGEELASLGEMVDAGAVAISDDGRPVMNANLMRRALEYCSMLNVPISVHEEDLHLAGGGVMNEGPTALRLGLRGIPNAAEDVMIARDILLAQLTGGRVHIAHLSTRGAVALVRQAKAEGLPVTAEAAPHHFSLTEEAVNGYNTNAKMAPPLRLAEDVAAVKDGLRDGTIDAIATDHAPHHRDEKEVEFDQAANGIVGLETALPLTLRLVDEGVLSLSDAVRKLTVNPARVFGLPYGTLTAGVSADVVLFDPSRSWRVDTTKLQSKSKNSPFDGWDLKGKVILTLVGGKIVYDGRAGV from the coding sequence ATGAAGCTTATCATTCAAAACGGAACTGTCGTCGACCCAGCCAACAACCTCAACTCTCTCTGTGAGGTGCTGATTGAAGAGGGCGTCGTACGCGCGGTCGAAAAACCGGGGACGTTTCGCAAGCCTGACGCCGAGATCATCGACGCCAAAGGGTGTATCGTGGCTCCTGGTTTCGTCGATATTCATGTACATTTGCGTGAGCCTGGACAGGAGTACAAAGAAACTGTTCTTACCGGTACGCAATCCGCGGTTGCGGGTGGCTTTAGTGTTGTTGCATGTATGGCGAATACTAACCCTGTCAATGATAACGGTGCCGTGACGCGTTACATCATCGAGCGAGGGCGGGAAGCGAATCTGGCACGGGTCTTTCCGATTGGTGCATTGTCAAAAGGGCTCAAAGGCGAAGAACTCGCCTCACTTGGAGAAATGGTTGACGCTGGAGCAGTTGCCATCTCTGACGATGGACGCCCGGTGATGAACGCGAATCTGATGCGACGTGCGCTAGAATATTGTTCAATGCTGAATGTACCAATCAGTGTGCACGAAGAGGATCTTCACCTCGCCGGTGGTGGGGTGATGAATGAAGGGCCAACGGCATTGCGCCTGGGCTTACGAGGTATTCCCAATGCCGCAGAGGATGTCATGATTGCTCGTGATATTCTCCTTGCGCAATTAACTGGTGGACGAGTCCACATTGCTCATCTCAGTACGCGCGGAGCTGTAGCATTAGTACGACAAGCGAAAGCCGAAGGACTCCCAGTCACAGCCGAAGCGGCTCCCCATCATTTTTCCCTGACCGAAGAAGCGGTGAATGGCTACAACACAAATGCGAAAATGGCTCCTCCTTTACGTCTTGCCGAAGACGTTGCCGCAGTCAAAGATGGTTTACGCGATGGAACCATCGACGCGATTGCTACTGACCATGCGCCCCATCATCGAGATGAAAAAGAAGTAGAGTTCGACCAAGCTGCGAACGGTATCGTCGGCTTGGAGACTGCCTTGCCGCTGACCCTGAGGTTGGTTGACGAAGGAGTGCTGTCGTTGTCAGACGCGGTGAGAAAATTAACGGTCAACCCCGCACGTGTCTTCGGCTTACCATACGGAACTCTCACTGCCGGTGTCTCTGCCGATGTGGTGTTGTTCGATCCTTCGCGCTCATGGCGTGTCGACACGACAAAATTGCAGTCAAAAAGTAAAAACTCGCCGTTTGATGGATGGGACCTGAAAGGAAAGGTTATCCTGACGCTGGTTGGTGGGAAAATCGTGTATGATGGAAGGGCAGGTGTGTGA
- the carA gene encoding glutamine-hydrolyzing carbamoyl-phosphate synthase small subunit encodes MKAILALADGTVFTGTAFGADGETTGEVVFNTSLTGYQEILTDPSYKGQIVTMTYTEIGNVGVNPEDVESRQPFVEGFIVKEYWERQSNWRAQKSLGQYLREHNIVGIQGIDTRALVRHLRDHGAQQGVISTIDSDPQRLVAKAKAAPSLVGRDLVKEVTCAQPYDWNQGRWELGRGYRLQVTGDRGEKSPESRVQSPESKDQPLTPGSRPLFSVVAYDFGVKYNILRNLVDAGCRVRVVPASLPASEVLALKPDGVFLSNGPGDPDAVPYARENVAALVGKVPMFGICLGHQIMGLALGGQTYKLKFGHRGGNHPVMDMQTRKVEITCQNHGFCVDVDSLQGRAEVTHLNLNDRTVEGLSHKQYPLFSVQYHPESSPGPHDANYLFRRFTDVMAHYKKG; translated from the coding sequence ATGAAAGCAATACTCGCGTTAGCAGATGGCACCGTTTTTACCGGTACCGCTTTTGGTGCTGATGGAGAAACAACCGGTGAGGTGGTTTTCAATACTTCACTCACTGGGTACCAGGAGATCCTGACAGACCCCTCCTATAAGGGACAAATCGTGACGATGACGTATACCGAAATTGGTAACGTCGGAGTCAATCCTGAGGATGTAGAATCTCGCCAACCGTTTGTTGAAGGTTTTATTGTCAAAGAGTACTGGGAACGTCAGAGTAACTGGCGCGCTCAGAAAAGCCTTGGGCAATATCTGCGAGAACACAACATTGTGGGTATTCAAGGCATCGATACGCGTGCGCTTGTGCGTCACTTGCGTGATCATGGTGCTCAACAAGGAGTGATTTCAACCATTGATTCGGACCCTCAACGACTCGTGGCCAAAGCGAAAGCCGCGCCAAGCCTTGTGGGTCGCGATTTAGTCAAGGAAGTCACTTGTGCTCAGCCGTATGATTGGAATCAAGGACGGTGGGAACTCGGAAGAGGTTACAGGTTACAGGTGACAGGTGACAGGGGCGAGAAGAGTCCAGAGTCCAGAGTCCAGAGCCCAGAGTCAAAAGACCAACCCCTGACTCCCGGCTCCCGCCCCCTGTTTTCCGTTGTCGCCTATGATTTCGGTGTGAAATACAACATCCTGCGCAATCTGGTTGATGCCGGTTGTCGGGTGCGCGTGGTGCCAGCTTCTCTACCAGCGTCTGAAGTGTTAGCCCTGAAACCCGATGGCGTGTTTCTCTCGAACGGCCCTGGTGACCCTGACGCGGTTCCTTATGCCCGAGAGAATGTTGCCGCGCTGGTCGGTAAAGTTCCGATGTTCGGCATTTGTCTGGGCCATCAGATCATGGGGTTGGCTCTGGGTGGTCAGACCTACAAGCTCAAGTTCGGTCATCGCGGTGGCAATCATCCGGTGATGGATATGCAAACGCGGAAAGTTGAGATCACTTGCCAGAATCACGGATTTTGTGTTGATGTTGATTCTCTGCAAGGGAGAGCGGAAGTGACGCACCTGAATCTCAACGATCGCACTGTCGAAGGATTGTCTCACAAACAGTACCCGTTGTTTTCCGTGCAATATCATCCTGAATCTTCTCCTGGACCGCACGATGCAAACTATTTGTTCCGTCGGTTTACGGATGTAATGGCGCACTACAAAAAAGGCTAG
- the carB gene encoding carbamoyl-phosphate synthase large subunit, which produces MPKRTDLKSILLIGSGPIVIGQACEFDYSGTQACKALKEEGYRVILVNSNPATIMTDPGFADRTYVEPLTVEVVEKIIAQERPDALLPTIGGQTGLNLAINLAEAGVLERYNVELIGAKLPAIKKAEDRNLFKAAMEKIGLDLPRSGYARSLQDAEEVRQRIGLPLIIRPSRTLGGSGQGLVNSLEEFRSLVEVGLDASPTHEVLIEESIAGWKEFELEVMRDGKDNVVIICSIENLDPMGVHTGDSITVAPAQTLTDKEYQIMRDAALRIIREIGVDTGGSNIQFAVHPDTGRLVVIEMNPRVSRSSALASKATGFPIAKIAAKLAIGYTLDEIPNDITRETPASFEPTIDYVVVKIPRFTFDKFPQTKDSLGPQMKSVGEAMAIGRTFKEAMQKALRSLEIGVFGFDEKVQKSPESRVQSPESEEWKKLQERLRTPNAERIWYVADALRLGMGVEELYRITKIDPWFLENILQVVQFEESLRSQTANFKLQASNSSTLDPGLWTLDVLREAKRLGFSDVRLAKLLGCSETEIRTRREQSGIVPVYKTVDTCAAEFVAHTPYLYSTYEGEDEANPTNRKKIMILGGGPNRIGQGIEFDYCCVHAAFALKEDGFETIMVNCNPETVSTDYDTSDKLYFEPLTLEDVLSIVRIEKPFGVIVQFGGQTPLKLAVPLEKAGVPILGTSPDSIDRAEDRERFKEVLEKLGLRQPANGTARSPQEAQRIANEIGYPVLVRPSYVLGGRAMQIVYDDPNLQRYMNEAVLASPEHPVLVDKFLDDATEVDVDAVGDGHDVVIGGIMEHIELAGVHSGDSACSLPPRSISQKVQDDIRRQTVSLAKELQVVGLMNVQYAVKGETVYVLEVNPRASRTVPFVSKAIGQPLAKIAARVMAGKTLRELGFTHEIVPPYISVKEAVFPFIKFPGVDTILGPEMKSTGEVMGIDASFAMAFAKAQVAAGTFLPAQGKVFLSVRDHDKDAALSIARRLVESGFSLIATQGTAAHLRNAGVVVDIVNKVGEGSPHIVDAIRAGEIAVVMNTVEGPQAVADSFSIRRSALECRVPYFTTIAGAGAAAEGIARLRMGLLGVQPLQEYHRQEK; this is translated from the coding sequence ATGCCCAAACGAACAGACCTCAAATCAATCCTCCTCATCGGTTCCGGTCCGATCGTGATCGGACAAGCGTGTGAGTTTGACTACTCAGGGACGCAAGCGTGTAAAGCACTCAAAGAAGAAGGCTACCGCGTGATCTTGGTCAACTCGAACCCGGCGACGATCATGACCGACCCTGGATTTGCGGACCGTACCTATGTTGAACCTCTCACCGTTGAGGTCGTAGAGAAAATTATCGCGCAAGAACGCCCTGATGCGTTGTTGCCAACTATCGGTGGTCAGACCGGGCTCAATCTCGCTATCAATCTGGCTGAGGCTGGCGTGCTGGAGCGTTACAACGTCGAGCTCATAGGGGCTAAGCTCCCAGCGATCAAAAAAGCTGAAGATCGCAATTTGTTCAAAGCGGCGATGGAAAAGATTGGGCTTGATCTGCCGCGTAGTGGCTATGCCCGCTCACTGCAAGACGCTGAGGAAGTTCGTCAGCGGATTGGCTTGCCTCTGATTATTCGTCCATCGCGGACCTTGGGTGGTAGTGGCCAAGGGCTGGTCAACTCACTTGAAGAGTTTCGTTCGCTGGTTGAGGTCGGCTTGGACGCTTCTCCTACGCATGAAGTCCTCATTGAAGAATCAATCGCTGGCTGGAAAGAATTTGAACTGGAAGTGATGCGCGATGGAAAAGATAACGTCGTCATCATCTGTTCGATTGAAAACCTTGATCCCATGGGGGTTCATACTGGAGATTCGATCACGGTTGCTCCGGCACAGACGCTGACGGACAAGGAATATCAGATCATGCGTGATGCAGCGCTGCGCATCATCCGAGAGATCGGCGTCGACACTGGCGGATCCAACATCCAGTTTGCGGTACACCCTGACACGGGTCGGTTAGTGGTGATCGAAATGAACCCGCGGGTGTCTCGCTCCTCTGCGCTTGCCAGTAAAGCCACTGGATTTCCGATCGCTAAAATCGCAGCCAAGCTCGCGATCGGATATACGCTCGACGAAATTCCCAACGATATCACTCGGGAAACACCGGCCTCTTTTGAGCCAACCATCGATTATGTGGTGGTGAAAATTCCCCGCTTTACGTTTGATAAATTTCCGCAAACCAAAGACTCGCTTGGCCCACAGATGAAATCCGTCGGTGAGGCAATGGCGATTGGCCGTACCTTCAAGGAGGCAATGCAAAAAGCGCTGCGGTCGTTAGAGATCGGAGTGTTTGGGTTCGATGAGAAAGTTCAGAAAAGTCCAGAGTCCAGAGTCCAGAGTCCAGAGTCTGAGGAGTGGAAAAAACTCCAGGAGCGATTACGGACACCAAACGCCGAGCGGATTTGGTATGTCGCCGATGCACTCCGCCTTGGGATGGGTGTCGAAGAACTGTATCGCATCACAAAAATCGACCCTTGGTTTTTAGAGAATATTTTACAGGTCGTTCAGTTTGAAGAATCGCTCCGCTCTCAGACCGCAAACTTCAAACTGCAAGCCTCAAATTCTTCGACTCTGGACCCTGGACTCTGGACCCTGGACGTACTCCGTGAAGCGAAACGCCTGGGCTTTTCAGACGTGCGACTGGCAAAGTTACTGGGCTGCAGTGAAACTGAGATCCGTACACGTAGGGAACAATCTGGGATCGTACCAGTGTATAAAACGGTTGATACCTGCGCTGCTGAATTCGTTGCGCATACACCGTACCTCTACTCGACCTACGAAGGTGAGGATGAAGCGAATCCCACGAACCGTAAGAAGATCATGATTCTTGGCGGTGGACCCAATCGTATCGGGCAAGGGATCGAATTCGATTATTGCTGCGTGCATGCCGCGTTTGCTTTGAAAGAGGATGGTTTTGAGACCATCATGGTCAATTGCAATCCTGAAACCGTGAGCACCGACTATGACACCTCTGACAAGCTCTACTTTGAACCGCTAACACTTGAGGATGTCTTAAGCATTGTCCGCATCGAGAAACCCTTTGGCGTGATCGTTCAGTTTGGTGGCCAAACGCCGTTGAAACTTGCTGTTCCGTTAGAGAAGGCTGGAGTCCCGATTTTGGGGACCTCACCGGACTCGATCGATCGCGCCGAAGATCGCGAACGTTTCAAAGAGGTCTTAGAGAAACTGGGACTGCGGCAACCGGCCAACGGCACGGCACGAAGCCCACAAGAAGCGCAACGCATTGCCAACGAAATCGGCTATCCGGTGTTAGTACGCCCTTCCTATGTTCTGGGTGGCCGCGCCATGCAAATTGTGTACGACGATCCCAATTTGCAGCGCTATATGAATGAAGCGGTGTTGGCCTCGCCTGAACATCCAGTGCTCGTCGACAAGTTCCTTGATGATGCAACGGAAGTGGACGTTGATGCGGTTGGCGATGGACATGACGTTGTCATCGGCGGCATTATGGAACACATCGAACTTGCTGGGGTTCACTCTGGCGATAGTGCTTGTTCGTTACCGCCACGCTCGATTTCACAAAAAGTGCAAGATGACATTCGGCGACAAACGGTCAGTTTAGCGAAAGAGTTGCAGGTCGTTGGCCTCATGAATGTTCAGTATGCGGTCAAAGGAGAGACTGTCTACGTACTCGAAGTGAATCCTCGTGCCTCGCGCACCGTACCATTTGTGAGTAAGGCGATTGGTCAACCTCTGGCCAAGATTGCGGCACGAGTAATGGCTGGCAAGACGCTACGCGAGCTTGGTTTTACGCACGAGATTGTGCCGCCCTATATCAGCGTGAAGGAAGCCGTCTTTCCGTTCATTAAATTCCCCGGTGTCGATACGATTCTTGGTCCAGAAATGAAATCCACCGGTGAAGTGATGGGCATCGATGCCTCCTTTGCCATGGCTTTTGCGAAAGCCCAAGTTGCGGCTGGAACGTTCCTTCCTGCGCAAGGAAAGGTGTTTCTCAGTGTTCGTGATCATGACAAGGATGCCGCACTCTCGATTGCGAGACGCCTTGTCGAAAGTGGTTTTTCGCTCATAGCAACGCAGGGAACCGCCGCGCATCTGCGCAACGCTGGAGTTGTCGTTGACATCGTGAACAAGGTGGGTGAAGGGTCTCCGCATATCGTTGACGCGATTCGTGCTGGAGAAATTGCTGTGGTTATGAATACCGTTGAAGGTCCGCAAGCGGTTGCTGACTCGTTCTCCATTCGACGGAGCGCGCTTGAATGTCGAGTGCCGTACTTTACGACTATTGCAGGTGCAGGTGCTGCCGCTGAAGGGATTGCTCGTTTACGAATGGGGTTGCTCGGAGTGCAACCGTTGCAGGAATACCATCGTCAGGAGAAATAA
- the recG gene encoding ATP-dependent DNA helicase RecG, which produces MNRELPYSSEANASAPPSFRSAQPPLKKPVQFVKGVGPKRAEQLERLGIRTVEDLLYHIPFRYQDRREIHKIRDLRTGEEGATVGQLVRMGRRFVARSKRWVLEAVVRDETGFLFLLWYYQHRYFQQKYQIGATVLLYGKVEMGMKGGKWMIHPDMELLEEDDETSRILPIYNKTTEMTVGAMRRLVHGAVATHINFLPDSLPQELTTRLGLMKVSEALQALHVPPVDIDVGALNSASSLAHRTVVFDELFYLQLGMSLRRRNMVKEDGLSIVPGPLVMRVHDVLPFRLTNAQQRVLDVIFRDMAAPHPMNRLVQGDVGSGKTIVAFCAALAALDSGYQVAFMAPTELLAEQHFRTLAGLAKQLDISITLLTGDTKPKQKQEIYSLIEQGKVEVVVGTHALIQEGLRFHRLGLAIVDEQHRFGVMQRAALKKMGTNPDMLLMTATPIPRTLALTIYGDLDVSAIDELPPGRKPITTRVFHEGEREKAYRAVKEQLDKGHQAYIVYPLVEESEKSDLKAATTMAEQLSRTAFAGYSIGLVHGRMKSDEKDAVMTRFKKGEHQILVSTTVIEVGIDVPNSTVMLIEHAERFGLAQLHQLRGRVGRGQAASFCFLLAQYTPADESIRRLRVMVDTNDGFKIAEADLNFRGPGEFLGTRQSGLPDFRVANIVRDSRILELARDEAEAWLAKDPDLTAPISRRVRAILEDRWAGRLELARVG; this is translated from the coding sequence ATGAATCGCGAGTTGCCGTATTCGTCTGAAGCGAACGCATCTGCACCACCATCGTTCCGCTCTGCGCAGCCGCCGCTCAAAAAACCTGTTCAATTTGTGAAGGGGGTTGGTCCGAAACGAGCCGAACAGCTGGAACGTCTTGGTATTCGCACAGTCGAGGACCTCCTCTATCACATTCCGTTCCGTTATCAGGATCGACGTGAGATTCACAAGATTCGTGACCTGCGAACTGGTGAAGAAGGGGCGACAGTTGGACAACTGGTGCGTATGGGGCGTCGCTTTGTTGCCCGCAGTAAACGCTGGGTACTCGAAGCTGTGGTCCGCGATGAAACTGGTTTTCTTTTCTTACTGTGGTATTACCAGCATCGTTACTTCCAACAGAAGTATCAAATTGGCGCGACCGTTTTGCTCTATGGCAAAGTCGAAATGGGCATGAAGGGTGGTAAGTGGATGATCCACCCTGATATGGAATTACTCGAAGAAGACGACGAAACGTCGCGCATCCTTCCCATCTACAATAAGACCACAGAGATGACGGTCGGTGCGATGCGCCGTCTGGTGCATGGTGCCGTTGCTACACATATCAATTTTCTCCCTGATTCACTTCCCCAAGAACTGACGACCCGGCTCGGATTGATGAAAGTGAGCGAGGCGCTCCAAGCGTTGCATGTGCCACCGGTTGATATCGATGTCGGCGCATTGAACTCGGCTTCCTCGTTAGCTCACCGTACCGTTGTCTTCGATGAGTTGTTTTACTTACAACTGGGTATGTCGCTCCGGCGACGCAATATGGTGAAGGAAGATGGGTTGTCAATTGTTCCTGGCCCTTTGGTCATGCGGGTTCATGACGTGTTACCGTTTCGTCTCACCAATGCCCAACAACGTGTGTTGGATGTCATCTTCCGAGATATGGCCGCGCCCCACCCGATGAATCGCCTGGTGCAGGGCGATGTTGGCTCAGGAAAAACTATTGTCGCTTTTTGTGCAGCGCTGGCTGCGCTGGACAGTGGGTATCAAGTGGCATTCATGGCGCCAACGGAACTCCTTGCTGAGCAACATTTCCGTACCCTTGCAGGATTAGCCAAACAACTCGATATTTCGATTACCTTGTTAACTGGCGACACCAAGCCCAAACAGAAACAAGAAATCTACAGTTTGATCGAACAGGGAAAAGTGGAGGTCGTAGTTGGCACCCATGCGCTGATTCAAGAAGGACTACGGTTTCATCGCCTAGGATTAGCGATTGTTGATGAACAGCATCGTTTCGGTGTGATGCAACGTGCGGCGCTGAAGAAAATGGGCACCAATCCTGACATGCTGCTCATGACCGCGACACCGATCCCGCGCACCTTAGCACTGACCATTTATGGGGACTTGGATGTCTCGGCGATTGATGAACTTCCGCCTGGACGCAAGCCCATCACAACTCGTGTTTTTCACGAGGGCGAGCGTGAGAAAGCCTATCGCGCAGTGAAAGAACAGCTCGATAAAGGTCATCAAGCGTACATCGTCTATCCATTAGTCGAGGAGTCGGAAAAGTCCGACCTCAAAGCTGCGACGACGATGGCTGAACAACTGTCACGGACTGCCTTTGCCGGATACTCCATTGGCCTCGTTCATGGTCGCATGAAGAGTGACGAAAAAGATGCGGTGATGACCCGCTTCAAAAAGGGTGAACATCAGATTCTGGTGTCGACGACTGTCATTGAAGTTGGCATCGACGTACCGAACTCGACGGTGATGCTCATTGAACATGCTGAACGCTTCGGATTGGCACAGTTGCATCAATTGCGTGGGCGTGTTGGACGTGGACAAGCGGCATCGTTTTGTTTTCTCTTGGCGCAGTATACGCCTGCAGACGAGTCGATTCGCCGCTTGCGGGTGATGGTTGATACCAACGACGGATTCAAGATCGCCGAAGCTGATCTTAATTTCCGTGGACCAGGAGAGTTTCTCGGAACGCGACAATCTGGTCTACCGGACTTTCGGGTTGCCAATATCGTCCGCGACAGTCGCATCTTGGAACTTGCACGTGACGAAGCTGAAGCGTGGTTAGCAAAAGACCCTGATTTGACCGCACCCATATCACGTCGAGTGCGAGCGATCTTGGAGGATCGGTGGGCTGGGCGGTTAGAGTTGGCACGGGTAGGATAG
- a CDS encoding glycosyltransferase: MGTTRKISTVVRISVIIPTFDRPDSLTTCLQALAQSFPVDAETIVVSDGGSLDLEPRLAPFVKPLRLRYSLVPHGGPASARNHGLAAALGEVVAFIDDDCRPRPGWLQALTTGVSLSPPCATGGRTLNGLLANPYAEVSQLVLDLVARYERETHGHESFFPSNNFAFPTVALRRIGGFDESYRTAEDRELCRRWRKAGFALAQVPEAVVDHGCTAELHRIPAAVLCVRTGRSAVSRLRR; this comes from the coding sequence ATTGGAACTACAAGAAAGATAAGCACGGTGGTGAGAATCTCAGTTATCATTCCAACTTTTGATCGCCCCGACTCACTCACTACCTGTCTCCAGGCGCTTGCCCAGTCATTTCCAGTGGATGCAGAAACCATTGTGGTCTCAGATGGTGGTTCTCTTGATCTTGAACCACGACTTGCGCCGTTTGTTAAGCCACTACGATTACGCTACTCCTTGGTTCCCCATGGTGGGCCGGCATCAGCACGCAATCATGGCCTTGCTGCAGCTCTAGGGGAGGTGGTGGCGTTTATTGATGACGATTGTCGCCCTCGGCCAGGATGGTTACAAGCCCTCACTACTGGTGTCTCCTTATCGCCGCCGTGTGCAACGGGAGGAAGAACACTCAACGGTCTTCTGGCTAACCCGTATGCGGAAGTCTCTCAACTCGTTCTTGATCTCGTTGCTCGCTACGAGCGTGAAACGCACGGTCACGAAAGCTTTTTCCCGTCGAACAATTTTGCCTTTCCTACAGTCGCATTGAGACGAATCGGTGGATTTGATGAGTCGTACCGGACGGCGGAAGATCGAGAACTGTGCCGTCGCTGGCGTAAGGCAGGGTTCGCTCTCGCGCAGGTTCCCGAGGCGGTTGTGGATCATGGATGCACGGCTGAACTTCACCGGATTCCTGCGGCAGTTCTTTGCGTACGGACAGGGAGGAGCGCGGTTTCACGCCTCAGGCGATAA